From one Meles meles chromosome 18, mMelMel3.1 paternal haplotype, whole genome shotgun sequence genomic stretch:
- the C18H17orf64 gene encoding uncharacterized protein C17orf64 homolog: MEASDGQGAEGDEPPKKVTEVPCLEKSSGTTSTGDSLIRHAKGLGQDTFKICKEYLRPLKKFLRKLHLPRDLPQKKKLKYMKQSLVVLGDHINTFLQHYCRTWEIKHWRKMLWRFVSLFSELEAKQLRRLYKYTKSNQTAKFLVAFCPLDTPESSLLADQEDSLPKLCSAWGLHSNISGMKERLSKMQAPGPEASLLGEPTSGAQGGPGSLRKLPQKTKLRRKRIKEAPETPETRE, from the exons gtGACAGAGGTACCCTGCTTAGAGAAGAGCTCTGGCACCACCTCCACTGGAGACTCACTTATACGCCATGCCAAGGGCCTGGGCCAGGACACCTTCAAAATA TGTAAAGAATATCTAAGGCCACTGAAGAAGTTCCTGCGAAAGTTGCACCTGCCCAGGGACCTTCCCCAGAAGAAGAAGCTAAAGTACATGAAGCAGAGCCTGGTGGTCCTAGGGGACCACATCAACACCTTTCTGCAGCACTACTGCCGAACCTGGGAGATCAAGCACTGGAGGAA GATGCTCTGGCGATTTGTTTCTCTATTCTCAGAATTGGAGGCGAAACAGCTTCGCAGGCTCTACAAGTACACCAAGAGCAACCAGACAGCCAAGTTCCTG GTGGCGTTCTGCCCCTTGGACACGCCGGAGAGCTCCTTGCTGGCCGACCAGGAAGACAGTCTACCCAAACTCTGCAGTGCCTGGGGCCTGCACAGCAACATCAGCGGCATGAAGGAAAGGCTGTCCAAGATGCAGGCCCCCGGCCCAGAGGCCTCCCTGCTGGGGGAGCCCACATCTGGGGCCCAGGGCGGGCCAG GTTCGCTAAGGAAACTTCCTCAAAAAACGAAACTCAGAAGGAAGAGGATTAAGGAAGCCCCCGAGACTCCAGAGACGCGCGAGTGA